In the genome of Nonomuraea sp. NBC_00507, the window CGGCCGAGGGCGCGCTCAACGGCCCCGCAGCCGTCAAGTGGGGGGAATGGTGGCAGAGCTTGTTCCAGCGCAAGCTTGCCAACCCGCGCGAGGCCACCGACCGCGTCGCGTTCTTGAACGGCAAGGCCGCGCTGGCTTGGAAGGGCAACTGGGGGGCGCCGGACGCCGTCAAGAAGTACGGCGACGACGTGCTGTTCCTTCCCCCGGCCCGACCTCGGCGCCGGGCCGAAGATCGGTGGTGCTTCCTGGCAGTGGGCCATCACCTCCTCTTGCAAGGAGCAGGACGGGGCCCGCAAGTACCTGGAATTCTCCCTGAACCCCAAGTACATCGCGCAGTTCTCCAACAAGATCGGCTTGATCCCGGCCACGGAGGAGGCCGCCGCCCTGACCGACAAGTACAAGCAGGGTGGCCAGTTGAGAATGTTCGCTGACTACTCGCGCAAATTCGCCATGGTTCGCCCACCCACGCCCGCCTACCCGGTGATCTCCAGCGTCTTCGAGAAGGCCGCGCAGGACATCATGAACGGCTCCGCGGTCAAGGCCCGCCTGGACGCGGCAGTCGACGAGATCGATGCCAACGTCGCTAGCCGATGATCGCCCTCCTGCACAAGCTTCCCGAGCGGGACAGGCAAGCCCTCGTCGAGCTGATCAACCAGTGCGCGCAGGAGGAAACCGACCCTGAGCGGCAGCTGCCGTCTGCGAAACGCCCGAAACCCTGGGACTCCCGACCTGATCAGTTCACGTCACCGGAGGTTCGTGGCATTGGCGGACCTCCACCGGTTCGCCGGCTCCCGCGACGATCTGACGGGCGAGCTCTAGCGCTCTCGTCTCATCCGCGACGTCCACCAACCACCAGCCGGCCAGTGATTGGCTGGGCTCAGCGAACGTGCCGTCCCGTACGGCCACCGCGCCGTCTTCGAGACTGACAACCTTCGCATGCGGCGCGAGTGCCAGCCCTTCATCGGCAAGCAGTTCACCCGACCTCTTCAGCCCTTCGGTGAACTCGATCATGAATTTGATCATTTGCTGGACCCATTCCTGAGACTTGCCGCTCAGGACGGTTTCGTCGCCGAACTGCATCAACATGTATTTCATTGCTTCCTTCCGGGGTGAGTACCTGGTCGACTTCGTGCGATGGCGACGGGACCTCCGGCCCGTCCCCTCGCCAACGCGTCGATCGCGCACCGCCGGAATCGACATGGCTCCCGAGGAAGCTTTCAGGCGTCATGGAGCGAAGCGGCATTCGTGCAGCTCAGGTCCATGGCACGCGCGCATTCTTGGCTCGAACAACGCCGCCATTCGGGTCCAGGCCGGCTTCTGCTGTTGTCCGTGCTGGCTGAGCAGGCTGTACCGAATCGCGCCGTCGGCGCGGGCCCGGAGTCCGGCCGGGATGGGCAGCAATGAAGGACGGCACCGTCTGAGCGCACTACTTCTTCCACGGTGTGCACACCCACCGGCCGACGTTGAAGACGCAGGCGCGGAAGCTGCGGCCGCCCCACTGGTCGACGCCCCCGGCGGTGCCGATTTTGCCGCGGCGCTTGGCGTAGCAGCCGTGCCAGGAGCGGCCGCCGGTGTCCGACCAGTCGAGCGTGACCCTGTCCCCGCGCTGGAGCCCGCCGGCCAACGCGTAGTAGACGTGCCGTCCCTTGTAGATCCGGTTCCTGGACTTGACGAGATAGACATACGCGAAGGAGGTCTGGGCGGTTCCCAGGTCTGTAATCCCGTTCGTGCGCTCGTAACTGATCCGCGGCCCGCAGCTGTAGTCGATGAACCCGGGCCCCGCCGCATTCGCCGCACTCGGCACCGCCAGCACCGCGAGTCCTGTCGCGAGCGCCGCACTAATCGCTAACTTGCGCATGTTTCCTCCTGAGGTGATCCGTCCCAGGGATCATGCGCCGCCCCGTGTTGAGAATCTGTTGAGCTTCCGTTCAGGCACTCCCGGGCCGTACAGCAGGCTGCGATCCAGAGCCCGGCGAGCGTGGGCGCCGAAGCTCACGCCCGCGCTTCCCGTTCGGAGTCCAGAGGTTTCCCGCTGCTCACCGTACGTACGTGATGCTGGACCGTGCAGTTGCACGGCGCTACCGATCTACGAGTAATCAGGATGACGCGTGAGAGGCCTCCCGGCCAGACCATCAGCAGGAGGCCACCCGGCAAATCTTGGCCAGCATCTTCTTGGCGTCCCGCCGGTCTTTGGCGAAGGGCTTCTTCTGCCGCGGTCCACCGTAGTAGATGATCGCGTTGGCCCGACGAACGATCACGTAGGCGTCCCACTGCTCGTCGTCGTCGGTGTTGTAGCCCGTCACCGCCCAGGCCTGGTCGCCCAGGGAGCTGGGGTAGAGCTTGCGGCGGAAGACGCCCATCGGCTGGGCCTTACTGCCCTTACGCGCGCAGCGGGCGGCTGCGGCCTTCCAGTCACCCATGACTTTCTTGGCGATCTTCGTGGAGCGATAGACGATCACCTGCTCCTGCGTTCCGTGGTACTCCTGGGAGCTGAAGGTCACCGACCGCACGGCTTTGCGGCCGGTAAGCCCGATCTTGGTACTCTGGCCTGTGCCGACCGCGACGGTGTAGCAGGGGTTGGCCAGGAGCGGCTGGTCGGCTCTGTCGTCGTAGAGCCAGGTCTCCTCATAGTCGTGAAGGTCATCAGGGTCGTCACGTGCCATGTCCTCGCGGGCCGTGCGCTCGTAGAGCAGGAAGTTCTTCGGCAGCTTCGTGGCCGTGGCCGCCTGCACGGGCACGGCAGGCGCGAGGCAAATACTGACAAGTCCAACTAACGCGATCTTCTGCAGCATGACCGCGCAGGCTAGCGGGACGAACACCGGGTCGTGTACTGATCCCACCCGCAGTGCCCATCTCGACTCGGTTGGGTCGCCGGCCATGGACTGCCCGAACAGCACGCCCGCGGCATGCTCCGCGAGGCGCTGGCGTTCCTGTCCGCGGACTGACCTGAGCCGGGTCAACACGCACTCAACACGGGCTCAACATCGGCCTGCCTATCTTCCTGTTCACCACACGAAGAGGGAGACGAAATGAGTTTCATGAGAGTGGCCGCCATCGTCATCGGCGCCGGTGTCATCGCCGGCGGCGCGGTCCCGGCCCAAGCAGCCTCAAGCAGCGCCCGCGTCGACGCCTACATGGCCGCGTTCCCCGGCGGCACGAAGGTCGGCAACAACGAGATCTCCTGGCAGGGCGGCGACGTCCGCGTGGTGCTGGAGGCCACCGCCAAGTCCTGCCCGGCCGGCTACTACTGCGTCTATGAGCACCAGTACTGGCGCGGCGCGATGGGCGCGTGGCGGGCCTCCGCCGCGAATTGCAAGAAGTTCAACTTCACCGCCTACTGGCGGGACAAGGTCTCCTCGTTCTGGGCGCGCGGCGGCTGCGAGACCGCCACCTACTTCCTGAAGAACAAGAAGAAGTGGCAGCCAGATCAGTTCGAGCCCTTCGAGGGCAAGAAGGCCTGGGTCCGGTTCAACGACAGCTACGACTATGCCGCCCGCGGCTACCTCTAAGCGGTCGGAGCTGGACGCTGAACAGCACGACGGCCCACAGCAGCAGCCACGGCAGGCTGTGAGGTTGACCGGTAGATGGGCCATCTCGGTTCACCTGATGGCAGGGTACGCCGCGATCGCCAATCGCCTACGCTCCTGTTCCTGATCCGACCCTGCCACGCGTGATCGCCGAACCGGCGGGCAAGCCGGTCCCCGAGGGCGGCGTCGAGCTGCGTCGGCTGGCCCGCCAGATCGCTACCGAACCGGCAGCGTGGACCCCGGCGCTGGCCACGCTGGTCGCGGGCCTGTTCGAGGAGATGGCGCCCGCCTGGGACGCCGAACACGCCACCGGCCGGCTGGACTTCCTGTCCGACTCCCTGGCCCGCGGCGGACCCCTGCCAGAGGGCGTATGCCTGGAGCTCGGCTCGGGCACCGGCCAGCACACCGCGCTCTTGGCGGGCGCCTTCGACCACGCCGTCGCCGTCGACCTGGCCCGGCAGATGCTCACCCGCGCTCCCGCTCATCTGGCGCCGCGGTTGCAGGCCGACGCCGCCCGCCTGCCCCTGGCCGCCAGATCGATCGCCGCCATCGTCTGCATCGACGTGCTGTTGTTTCCGTCTGAGATTGCCCGTGTGCTGCGCGAGGACGGCGTGCTGCTATGGGCCAACCAGCTCGGCGCAGAGGGACCGCTGTTCCTCGATACCCCCACGGTCCTAGCCGCTCTGGGCGGCAGCTGGCAGGCGGTCCAGGCCGAGGCCGGCTGGGGCAACTGGGCCGTCATCCGCCGGCGCGGCGACCACACAACGCCCACCAGTCCGTCCACCAGCTGCCGAACCACCACAACATAAGCTCGGCGGTAACAGCGACATCACCCGTGGCATGTCACACGGGAGACCGCCAGGATCGTCGCTGTGGTGGTGATGCTGCAGCGCCTGAAGGGTTGTCGGACCGGGAGGCGGTGGATCGGTTCGCTTTCGATGTGCGGCGGAAGTACGCCGCCGGCGGGCTGGACTTCGACCATCCCGGGGCTCGCAGTCCGGCTGGGGTCAGTTCACCGGCTCGCACACCTCCGACCCGGCCCACCCGCACACTGGCGTGCGCATCCAGGGCAACACCGTGCGCAACACCCGGGTGTGACGGCACCCAACTCCAGTGCCCCTCCGATGCACGGGATAACGGCCCCTTATCCCGCACATCGCGCGGAACCTCCAGTGCGCCATTTACCGAGTACTGCGCGCCGTTTAGACTCCGCCGACGTGTTCGATATCGCTTGCGCGGCTGGTGGCTCTCGCTCAGCGTCCACTACGGCGTTCGCTTCCGGACGTGGACTCGCGGGCTGCCGATTCTTCGGATCGGCACAGCGTGAAAGGCTCGACGCCGGGCAGGTGGCGTGACCATTCAGCGGCGGTGAGTGTACGGCCCGCGCGTGCGCACACGGTCGCGGCCACGTGCCGCTCATCCACGTCATGCACGCGTACGGTGCCGTCGAGGGCGGCGGTGTGGAGTTTCGTGCCGTCCGCCGAGAATGCCACCCACCCGTCGCCGACCTCGTCCAGCCGCTGCTTACCGTCGAAGACGATGCCCAGCGGTTGCCGGCTCGGCACGTCCCACAATTGCACGCGCATGCCCTTCTCGTACGAGGCGATCGTGCGCCCGTCGGGTGACCAGGCGAGCACGGCGGCCTCGCTGCCCGGAACCGCGGAGAACTGGGCGATCCGGGTCCTGACGTCGCCGTCCCACAAGGTGAGCCGGTCCGGGCCGGCGAAGACCACCTGACGGCCGTCCGGGCTGACGGCGAAGGGGCCGTCGAGCTGGCCGGTCCCCGGCGCGAGAGGGCGGGTGGCACCCGTCGCGGGATCGATGAGCTGGAACGGGTCCCCGGTCATCAGCAGCCGTCCATCGGGGCGGAAGGCCAGGTAGCCCGCGCCGTGCCCGGTCGTCGCCCGTACAGA includes:
- a CDS encoding extracellular solute-binding protein — protein: MGGASWQWAITSSCKEQDGARKYLEFSLNPKYIAQFSNKIGLIPATEEAAALTDKYKQGGQLRMFADYSRKFAMVRPPTPAYPVISSVFEKAAQDIMNGSAVKARLDAAVDEIDANVASR
- a CDS encoding peptidase inhibitor family I36 protein, with protein sequence MSFMRVAAIVIGAGVIAGGAVPAQAASSSARVDAYMAAFPGGTKVGNNEISWQGGDVRVVLEATAKSCPAGYYCVYEHQYWRGAMGAWRASAANCKKFNFTAYWRDKVSSFWARGGCETATYFLKNKKKWQPDQFEPFEGKKAWVRFNDSYDYAARGYL
- a CDS encoding class I SAM-dependent methyltransferase, whose amino-acid sequence is MIAEPAGKPVPEGGVELRRLARQIATEPAAWTPALATLVAGLFEEMAPAWDAEHATGRLDFLSDSLARGGPLPEGVCLELGSGTGQHTALLAGAFDHAVAVDLARQMLTRAPAHLAPRLQADAARLPLAARSIAAIVCIDVLLFPSEIARVLREDGVLLWANQLGAEGPLFLDTPTVLAALGGSWQAVQAEAGWGNWAVIRRRGDHTTPTSPSTSCRTTTT
- a CDS encoding YciI family protein, producing MKYMLMQFGDETVLSGKSQEWVQQMIKFMIEFTEGLKRSGELLADEGLALAPHAKVVSLEDGAVAVRDGTFAEPSQSLAGWWLVDVADETRALELARQIVAGAGEPVEVRQCHEPPVT